In Companilactobacillus allii, one genomic interval encodes:
- a CDS encoding nucleoside hydrolase, producing MMKLIYDCDNTIGLHGKDVDDGLTLLYLYQQSNIDILGVTLTYGNGTVQEVKEQTEQLCSLFSLDVDTYVGKGKDDSDVSVSMAAKFLVKMVKKYPHQIVVLATGSMANLYEAYKIEPSFFKLLKKVVIMGGRFEEMFINSIPIGELNLSIAPEAAHAVITSEIPMTIVSGQYISGALLGRDDLHMLDNDGSKRFKWLSGVILDWMQYTEDNWSVPGFINWDTITALSLTEPDQFEFEDVYLSSSVEGLKTGLMEKKQNGNQKVEILTSIKDLSHLNNIVLKTLNNYFIEGN from the coding sequence ATGATGAAGTTAATTTATGATTGTGATAATACAATTGGATTGCATGGAAAAGATGTTGATGACGGATTAACATTACTTTATTTATACCAACAATCTAATATAGATATACTTGGAGTTACTCTAACCTATGGTAATGGTACTGTTCAGGAGGTAAAGGAACAGACAGAACAACTGTGTTCACTATTTTCTTTAGATGTAGATACATACGTGGGTAAAGGAAAAGACGATTCAGATGTTTCCGTGTCTATGGCTGCTAAATTCTTAGTTAAAATGGTTAAAAAGTATCCTCATCAGATAGTTGTTTTGGCAACTGGAAGTATGGCAAATTTGTATGAGGCATATAAAATAGAACCGTCATTTTTTAAACTATTAAAAAAAGTTGTAATTATGGGTGGTAGATTTGAGGAAATGTTCATTAATTCAATCCCGATTGGTGAATTGAATTTGTCAATTGCTCCGGAAGCGGCCCATGCCGTTATTACCAGTGAAATACCAATGACAATTGTGAGTGGACAATATATTTCTGGAGCGTTATTAGGACGTGATGATTTGCATATGCTCGATAATGATGGATCAAAACGGTTTAAATGGCTGAGCGGAGTTATTTTGGATTGGATGCAATATACAGAAGATAATTGGAGTGTTCCCGGATTTATCAATTGGGATACAATCACAGCTTTATCCTTGACCGAACCAGATCAATTTGAATTTGAAGATGTATATTTGAGTTCAAGTGTAGAAGGTTTAAAAACTGGGTTAATGGAGAAAAAGCAAAATGGTAATCAAAAAGTCGAAATTTTAACTTCTATTAAGGATTTGTCACATTTGAATAATATAGTTTTAAAGACTTTAAATAATTATTTTATTGAGGGTAATTGA
- a CDS encoding rhodanese-like domain-containing protein, translated as MSIFTKIDNISIADFKKILPNHPNVIDVRRVDEFNEGHIIGAASVPYKTINQYKPVGKTYIICHSGVNSRKSAKKLTAKGYDVVNILGGMIEWDGEVAKGNK; from the coding sequence ATGTCAATTTTCACAAAAATAGATAATATTTCGATTGCTGATTTTAAAAAGATTTTACCTAACCATCCTAATGTTATAGATGTTCGTCGGGTTGATGAATTTAATGAAGGACATATTATTGGAGCTGCCAGTGTACCATACAAAACAATTAATCAATATAAACCAGTTGGTAAGACGTATATAATCTGTCATTCAGGTGTTAATAGTAGAAAATCTGCCAAAAAATTAACTGCAAAGGGTTACGATGTTGTTAATATTCTTGGTGGTATGATCGAATGGGATGGAGAAGTAGCTAAGGGAAACAAATAA
- the pepI gene encoding proline iminopeptidase: MKVQEGYMPYKGYKTYYRIVGESGGDKKPLVLLHGGPGSTHNYFELLDDLAVGGRQLIMYDQLGCGKSAVPSDPSLWKKETWVDELIELRKYLNLDEIHLMGQSWGGMLELIYICDYNPKGIKSMILSGTLPSAKLWAQEQHRMIKFMSQEDQHAIAEAEASGNYEAPEYLDANDRYMVSHATATPTIDSPEPLRRKKVSGTESYITAWGPNEYSPMGTLHDYDYTDQLKDISFPTLITSGTNDLCTPLIAKTMYDRIPNSRWELFAHSRHMPFVEENTEYESLLKNWLDEHD; this comes from the coding sequence ATGAAAGTACAAGAAGGATATATGCCTTATAAGGGATATAAGACCTATTATCGGATTGTTGGAGAGAGTGGTGGGGACAAGAAGCCCTTAGTTTTACTACATGGAGGTCCAGGTTCAACACATAATTATTTTGAATTATTGGATGATCTGGCAGTTGGTGGAAGGCAATTGATTATGTATGACCAGTTGGGATGTGGCAAGTCTGCCGTACCATCAGATCCATCACTCTGGAAGAAAGAGACTTGGGTGGATGAATTAATTGAATTAAGAAAATATTTAAATTTAGATGAAATTCATTTAATGGGTCAATCGTGGGGAGGAATGTTGGAACTTATTTATATTTGTGATTATAACCCTAAAGGCATTAAGAGCATGATTCTTTCAGGAACATTGCCTTCTGCAAAACTATGGGCACAAGAACAACATAGAATGATTAAATTCATGTCGCAAGAAGATCAACATGCTATTGCTGAGGCGGAAGCCAGTGGGAATTATGAGGCGCCAGAATATTTGGATGCAAATGATCGTTACATGGTAAGTCATGCAACAGCAACACCAACGATTGATTCACCAGAGCCATTACGACGTAAAAAAGTTTCGGGTACCGAAAGCTATATTACAGCTTGGGGCCCCAATGAATACTCTCCAATGGGTACTTTACATGATTATGATTATACGGATCAATTAAAAGATATTAGTTTTCCGACATTAATTACCAGTGGGACCAATGATTTATGTACACCGCTTATTGCAAAGACAATGTATGACCGTATTCCTAATTCAAGATGGGAATTATTTGCTCATAGTCGTCACATGCCATTTGTAGAAGAGAATACGGAGTATGAAAGTCTTCTTAAGAACTGGTTGGATGAACATGATTAA
- a CDS encoding peptide MFS transporter yields the protein MEAAEKKRKPFGFYVCSLGFTFERIAFYTVKYMLAVWIATKVGKGGLGLTDVKAASMAAVFIAMTYITPVVGGYIADYWISPRICVPVGMLLMAIGYLFTWKANSIAFVWIMIILVSVGTGLFKGNLSGINGLLFDDEKELNEAFSVQYTFVNIGSFIGTTFIVLLIPIIGFNNVFLICSLFLFLDSLWFIFNRKTLGDAGSKPFKVDQRQFQSAGEKEKGEDSSLTAGDKKRIIAIILVTLFSVIFWMVWYLAYMPVYYYFGHGDGAGFLNRANWMIGSFNIPTSYFDSVNALTCIVLGPVLGKLWTKLALRPQGDLSMFKKTALGMIFIGISYVVMVFADFVGNGNTSFLWIVLIGFFMSIGEMVFSPLGNSFITKMAPAKFMGLLLGFWPIAVFVATLIYPKVYALLKTDVPSKFQKGYGILAIIIILLGLVLWFSSKKLDKLEDVD from the coding sequence ATGGAAGCAGCAGAAAAAAAGCGTAAGCCTTTTGGCTTTTATGTATGTTCATTAGGTTTCACATTTGAACGTATAGCTTTTTACACTGTTAAATATATGCTGGCGGTATGGATAGCAACAAAGGTTGGTAAGGGTGGTTTAGGGTTAACAGATGTTAAGGCCGCATCAATGGCAGCCGTTTTCATCGCCATGACATATATCACACCTGTCGTTGGTGGATATATAGCTGATTACTGGATAAGCCCTAGGATTTGCGTTCCAGTTGGAATGTTATTGATGGCAATTGGCTACCTATTCACTTGGAAAGCTAATTCCATTGCCTTTGTGTGGATTATGATTATTTTAGTATCAGTGGGAACAGGTTTATTTAAAGGCAATCTTTCTGGAATAAATGGATTATTATTTGACGATGAAAAAGAATTAAACGAAGCATTTTCGGTTCAATATACTTTTGTCAATATTGGTTCATTTATTGGTACTACATTTATTGTGTTACTTATTCCCATTATAGGGTTTAACAATGTTTTCTTAATTTGTTCATTATTCTTATTCTTAGATTCACTATGGTTCATTTTTAATAGGAAAACATTAGGTGATGCTGGTAGTAAACCATTTAAAGTGGATCAGCGTCAATTTCAATCAGCTGGTGAGAAGGAAAAAGGTGAAGATTCTTCTTTAACAGCAGGTGATAAAAAACGTATTATCGCAATTATTTTGGTTACATTGTTCTCAGTTATTTTTTGGATGGTTTGGTATTTGGCATACATGCCAGTATATTATTACTTTGGTCACGGAGATGGTGCAGGATTTTTAAACCGCGCTAATTGGATGATTGGCAGTTTTAATATTCCTACTTCTTACTTTGATTCAGTTAACGCTTTAACATGCATAGTTTTAGGACCTGTTTTGGGTAAACTATGGACTAAACTAGCCCTTCGTCCACAAGGCGATTTGAGTATGTTTAAAAAGACGGCACTGGGAATGATCTTTATTGGAATTTCCTATGTTGTCATGGTATTTGCTGATTTTGTAGGTAACGGGAATACATCATTTCTTTGGATTGTATTAATTGGTTTCTTTATGTCAATTGGTGAAATGGTTTTCTCTCCTTTAGGAAATTCCTTCATTACTAAGATGGCTCCTGCCAAATTTATGGGTCTTTTGCTAGGCTTTTGGCCTATTGCTGTTTTTGTAGCAACATTAATTTATCCAAAGGTTTATGCGCTATTAAAAACTGATGTGCCATCTAAGTTTCAAAAAGGATATGGTATTTTAGCAATAATCATTATTTTATTAGGACTGGTACTTTGGTTCTCAAGTAAGAAGTTGGATAAATTAGAAGATGTGGATTAG
- a CDS encoding M24 family metallopeptidase — MMNETKIREYMEGENLDAFFIAKRVNIRFASGWTGDDSYILLTKNQQFFLTDPRYIEQAEIELPDYEIINWRLPDKTVGDSIAELTDKYKIKTIAFEDDYLTYDMYADFNKKVKATLFQAGQIIDAMRVVKSPEEIAYLRISCEIACRAFNRIVKDIRVGVTEKELAAKLSLYMVEEGADTQPYGNILISGKTTSLLHGIPSSKAVEYGDFVLMDYGCQYHGYMSDMTRTVVVGKPTAKQKEVYEYAKRSLEASEAVIKAGISTKIVYPASLEPLKGTEYTKLTYDKIGHSIGLFVHEYPYLAETFDDIIETGTVLTVEPGIYIPNWGGVRIEDQILVTDDGYENMISVPHDLIEL; from the coding sequence ATGATGAATGAAACAAAAATTCGTGAATATATGGAGGGGGAAAACCTTGATGCATTTTTTATTGCAAAGCGAGTTAATATTCGTTTTGCAAGTGGCTGGACAGGTGACGACTCCTATATACTTCTAACCAAGAATCAACAATTCTTTTTAACGGATCCTAGATATATTGAACAGGCTGAAATTGAACTTCCAGACTACGAAATTATTAATTGGCGATTGCCAGACAAAACTGTAGGCGATAGTATCGCTGAATTAACTGATAAGTATAAGATTAAGACTATTGCTTTTGAAGATGATTATTTAACATACGACATGTATGCTGATTTTAATAAAAAAGTTAAAGCAACGCTATTCCAGGCTGGTCAGATAATTGATGCCATGCGTGTTGTTAAGTCTCCAGAAGAAATTGCCTATCTACGTATTTCTTGTGAAATTGCTTGCCGTGCTTTTAATAGAATCGTTAAAGATATTCGTGTTGGTGTAACTGAGAAAGAACTTGCAGCAAAATTATCACTTTATATGGTGGAAGAGGGTGCTGATACACAACCTTATGGAAACATTCTGATTTCAGGTAAGACCACATCTCTTTTACATGGAATACCTTCCAGTAAGGCTGTTGAGTATGGGGACTTTGTTTTAATGGATTATGGTTGTCAATATCATGGATATATGTCAGATATGACTAGAACTGTTGTCGTTGGGAAACCTACAGCTAAGCAAAAAGAAGTATATGAATATGCAAAGAGAAGTCTAGAAGCATCAGAAGCCGTTATTAAGGCTGGAATTTCTACTAAAATTGTTTATCCAGCATCTTTAGAGCCACTTAAGGGAACAGAATATACTAAATTAACTTACGACAAAATTGGCCATAGCATAGGATTGTTTGTTCATGAATATCCATATTTGGCTGAAACATTTGACGATATTATTGAAACTGGAACTGTTCTAACGGTGGAGCCGGGTATTTATATTCCTAATTGGGGTGGAGTAAGGATTGAAGACCAAATTCTTGTTACAGATGATGGTTATGAGAACATGATTAGTGTTCCACACGATTTAATTGAATTATAG
- a CDS encoding C69 family dipeptidase — MEKVFRGSCTAMLVGKDATIDGSTMIARDNDAHGSIEPQRFIVIKPEDQKKNYKSVITGLELELPDNPMKYTLTPRSILTEGIWGASGINSDNVAMSATETITTNSRILGVDPYNMAGIGEEDLEVIVLPYIHSAREGVERLGSLLEKYGTYEPNGISFADKDEIWWLETIAGHNWAAIKIPDDAYVVAPNRMNIDDFDFDSEDTLCSTGLRELIDEYHLNPDKDGTNLRHIFGSSTIRDSEYNNPRAWYIQKCFNPEIEQDPRDQDLPFICHSNKKLSIEDIKFALGTHYENTPYDAYGLMGTDEEKKMFRPVGINRNHSLHILQIRNNVPESIAGIHWLAFGVNTFNTIVPFYANVNDTPPVYRDTPTVFNPNSIYWLSRAMGLLGDNNYDLYQDSRNTFELEAVAKFRNIQIETDKGIGSQDNIADYLTAANDKIATEAMNRTITLFGNMIELGSPEMKLHFDLKG; from the coding sequence ATGGAAAAAGTATTTCGAGGTTCTTGTACAGCAATGTTAGTTGGTAAGGATGCAACAATCGATGGATCTACAATGATTGCTAGAGATAACGATGCTCACGGTTCTATAGAACCTCAAAGATTTATTGTTATCAAACCAGAAGATCAAAAGAAAAATTATAAGTCAGTAATTACTGGATTAGAGCTTGAATTACCTGACAATCCTATGAAATATACCTTAACTCCAAGATCTATTTTGACGGAAGGAATCTGGGGAGCTTCTGGAATAAATTCTGATAATGTAGCAATGTCAGCAACTGAAACAATTACCACTAATTCGAGAATACTCGGTGTTGATCCTTATAATATGGCAGGTATTGGTGAAGAAGATTTGGAAGTTATTGTATTGCCATATATTCATAGCGCACGTGAAGGTGTTGAGAGATTAGGAAGCCTACTTGAAAAGTATGGTACTTATGAACCAAATGGTATTTCATTTGCAGATAAAGATGAGATTTGGTGGCTTGAAACAATAGCTGGCCATAACTGGGCAGCTATAAAGATTCCTGATGACGCATATGTCGTAGCACCAAATAGAATGAACATTGATGACTTTGATTTTGATTCAGAAGATACTCTGTGTTCAACAGGTTTGAGAGAATTGATTGATGAGTATCATCTAAATCCTGACAAGGATGGTACTAACCTGCGTCATATTTTTGGTAGTTCAACCATAAGAGATTCAGAATATAATAATCCACGTGCATGGTATATTCAAAAGTGCTTTAACCCAGAAATTGAACAAGACCCAAGAGACCAGGATTTACCATTTATTTGTCATTCAAATAAGAAATTATCTATTGAGGATATAAAGTTTGCGTTAGGAACTCATTATGAAAACACTCCATATGATGCTTATGGATTAATGGGTACAGATGAAGAAAAGAAGATGTTTCGTCCAGTTGGAATAAATCGTAACCACAGTCTTCATATTTTACAGATTAGAAACAATGTTCCTGAAAGCATTGCCGGTATACATTGGTTAGCATTTGGAGTTAATACATTTAACACAATTGTTCCGTTCTATGCCAATGTTAACGATACGCCACCAGTATATAGAGACACACCAACTGTTTTCAATCCAAACTCCATTTATTGGTTAAGCCGTGCCATGGGATTGTTAGGCGATAATAATTATGATTTATATCAAGATTCTCGTAATACTTTTGAGTTAGAGGCCGTTGCTAAATTTAGAAATATTCAAATTGAAACTGATAAGGGGATTGGTAGTCAAGACAATATAGCTGATTACTTAACAGCCGCCAATGATAAAATTGCTACTGAAGCAATGAATAGAACAATAACGTTGTTTGGTAACATGATTGAATTAGGTTCACCAGAAATGAAATTACATTTTGATTTAAAAGGATAA
- a CDS encoding permease — protein sequence MDTNISHNRNKQQLIFTILFFAILIAGISYVKWWPYYLKAIAAASTHSVGDSIIAGVGTATGGVSLKTGFSFTIAYFLSVWKALVVALIVGSLVQVLLPVRWIRRYLGGTKFRNTLIGTLMGVPTMMCTCCSAPVTVGLAKSKASVNSIMAFFLANPLLNPATLIFMGLVLGWKFTFFRIVFGILMVLGIATLVGRLSTKKQVEVPNGVDFDPVEENPEGLLKRWWKAFYVLVIDSIPAYVVIVFILGTFEGVLFPAIQGGLSGGVGAVILFALVGTIFVIPTAGEIPIIQALMALGLTAGPTAALLMTLPAVSIVSLALLKPVFSWKSLGITAASVFAFGLVAGLVGAFIL from the coding sequence ATGGATACGAATATCTCGCATAATCGAAACAAACAGCAACTAATCTTCACTATTTTATTTTTTGCAATTTTAATTGCCGGTATATCTTATGTCAAATGGTGGCCATATTACCTAAAAGCAATTGCCGCTGCTTCAACACATTCAGTTGGTGACTCAATTATCGCAGGAGTTGGTACTGCCACTGGAGGGGTATCACTAAAAACTGGATTTTCATTTACTATTGCTTATTTCTTATCTGTTTGGAAAGCACTTGTTGTTGCACTTATCGTTGGTTCATTAGTACAAGTATTATTGCCTGTACGTTGGATTCGTCGTTATCTGGGTGGTACAAAGTTCAGAAATACACTAATTGGAACATTAATGGGTGTTCCTACCATGATGTGCACTTGCTGTTCTGCACCTGTTACTGTTGGACTAGCTAAATCAAAGGCTTCAGTAAATAGTATTATGGCCTTTTTCCTAGCAAATCCATTACTTAATCCAGCCACATTGATTTTTATGGGATTGGTATTAGGTTGGAAGTTCACATTTTTTAGAATTGTATTTGGTATCCTTATGGTACTTGGTATCGCTACTTTAGTAGGACGTTTAAGCACTAAAAAACAGGTTGAAGTCCCAAATGGTGTCGATTTCGACCCAGTGGAAGAAAATCCTGAAGGATTACTCAAACGTTGGTGGAAAGCATTTTACGTATTAGTAATTGATAGCATCCCTGCCTACGTAGTTATTGTTTTCATCTTAGGAACCTTTGAAGGTGTATTATTCCCAGCAATCCAAGGTGGACTTAGTGGAGGTGTCGGTGCTGTTATCTTATTTGCACTTGTCGGAACAATCTTCGTTATTCCAACTGCTGGAGAGATTCCAATCATCCAAGCATTAATGGCATTGGGCTTAACTGCTGGACCTACCGCAGCACTTTTAATGACCTTACCAGCCGTAAGTATTGTTTCATTAGCATTACTAAAACCAGTTTTTAGCTGGAAGAGTTTAGGTATTACTGCGGCCAGCGTCTTTGCCTTCGGTCTAGTAGCCGGATTAGTTGGTGCATTTATTTTATAG
- the proS gene encoding proline--tRNA ligase → MSNLQKEDFSKWYLRTIQNADLMSYSPVRGCIIFKPDGYELWERIQKQFNKYLETQKIRNSYFPLLIPKHFFEKEADHIKGFAPELPWVTQVGDEKLEEPLALRPTSETIIGSSFSDWIQSYRDLPYEVNQWANVFRWEKKTIPFLRTSEFLWQEGHTAHASEEDARNRTMNVLDAYADLIENFLAIPAYKGQKTPSERFAGAVDTYSIESMMRDGKAVQAGTSHYLGNNFAKSFNIKFLDKDNKHKYVFTTSWGSSTRLIGAMIMEHGDEKGLVLPPAIAPTQVILVPVGPWQKNPKIIEQLNNIEQKLKDKNIRVQLDDSDSSPGFKFNDWESKGVPIRIEFGPRDLENNQVTIKLRDLNDKETTPILEIEDYISNQLKLMQKRLLESARKRNKENEYYNIDTLEDLKKHIEKKKEENNTPGFILIGWDGTAETEAKIKEETGFTTRNIPFNPPIEKKIDIVSGKPAKYTVWIARAY, encoded by the coding sequence ATGTCAAACTTACAAAAAGAAGATTTTTCAAAATGGTATTTGAGAACTATTCAAAATGCTGATCTTATGTCATACTCTCCAGTTCGCGGATGTATTATCTTTAAACCAGATGGTTATGAACTATGGGAAAGAATTCAAAAGCAGTTCAATAAGTATCTAGAAACACAGAAAATTAGAAACTCCTATTTCCCACTACTTATCCCTAAACATTTCTTTGAAAAAGAAGCAGACCATATTAAGGGCTTTGCTCCGGAATTACCTTGGGTAACTCAAGTCGGTGATGAAAAGCTTGAGGAACCACTTGCACTACGTCCAACATCTGAAACAATAATCGGTTCTTCCTTCAGCGATTGGATCCAATCATATCGTGATCTACCATATGAGGTTAATCAATGGGCTAACGTCTTTCGTTGGGAGAAAAAAACTATCCCATTTCTAAGAACATCTGAATTTTTATGGCAAGAAGGACATACTGCACATGCAAGTGAAGAGGATGCTCGTAATAGAACTATGAATGTTCTAGATGCCTATGCAGATTTAATCGAAAATTTTTTGGCCATACCTGCTTATAAAGGTCAAAAGACTCCTTCAGAACGTTTTGCTGGAGCTGTTGATACTTACTCTATTGAATCAATGATGAGAGATGGTAAAGCAGTTCAAGCCGGTACCTCACATTACTTAGGTAATAATTTTGCGAAATCATTTAATATTAAGTTTCTTGATAAAGATAACAAACATAAATATGTATTCACAACATCATGGGGAAGTTCAACCAGATTAATAGGTGCAATGATAATGGAACATGGTGATGAAAAAGGACTTGTATTACCCCCTGCAATTGCACCAACACAAGTTATATTAGTTCCCGTAGGCCCATGGCAAAAGAATCCTAAAATTATAGAACAATTGAACAATATTGAGCAAAAACTCAAGGATAAGAATATTAGGGTACAATTAGACGACTCTGATTCTTCACCTGGTTTCAAGTTCAATGATTGGGAATCAAAAGGAGTACCTATTCGTATTGAATTCGGACCAAGAGACCTTGAAAATAATCAAGTAACTATTAAATTGCGTGATTTGAATGATAAAGAAACTACACCTATCCTAGAAATTGAAGATTATATTTCCAATCAACTAAAATTAATGCAAAAACGTTTATTAGAATCAGCTCGCAAACGCAATAAAGAAAACGAATATTATAATATCGATACGCTAGAAGATCTTAAAAAACATATTGAAAAAAAGAAAGAAGAAAATAATACACCTGGATTTATTTTAATCGGATGGGATGGTACAGCTGAGACAGAGGCTAAAATAAAAGAAGAAACTGGATTCACGACTAGAAACATCCCCTTCAATCCACCAATAGAAAAAAAGATTGATATTGTCAGTGGTAAACCTGCTAAATATACAGTTTGGATTGCTCGGGCATATTAA
- the prdC gene encoding proline reductase-associated electron transfer protein PrdC, translating into MEKVTYLLKQHVGKPDLPIVEVGQHVLRGELIAEPNGLGANIHSSLTGIITDIEDDRIIMDPDEEQDMEDFVKIPDSDDYLTDIANAGVVGAGGAGFPTAVKLSSKISGGYFIVNAAECEPLLAHNTLQEEKYAGQVVRGMKYLMEITDAKEGYIAVKKIHHAAVLALGKACKNEPNINVKFLTNMYPAGDERVVVRQLLDVILKPGELPSKANAVVQNVETVKRVAEAIELRKPFIDKDITLDGRIKEISTVFENIPIGLSAKHFIDASGGYVNPHGDITVGGPFTGHTGDESTPVTKTTGGFIVAMPYPVVHKKFGILECECGGQEPRLREIVDKMGGEVVSFRRCKRMVLVNGRYRCNLPGICPGQADAVLGMKKEGAETILTGTCQDUTNTVTGIAPRVGVSVYHSTDHVLRAAGHRLYRKLPDSFQSR; encoded by the coding sequence ATGGAAAAAGTCACATATTTACTAAAACAGCATGTTGGTAAACCAGACTTACCTATTGTCGAGGTTGGTCAGCATGTTCTTAGAGGAGAGCTCATTGCAGAGCCAAATGGTTTGGGAGCAAATATTCACAGTAGTCTAACAGGTATCATTACTGATATTGAAGACGATCGAATTATTATGGATCCTGATGAAGAACAAGACATGGAAGACTTTGTAAAGATACCTGATTCAGATGATTATTTAACAGATATCGCTAACGCAGGAGTTGTCGGTGCCGGTGGTGCTGGATTTCCTACAGCTGTAAAACTCTCGAGCAAAATTTCTGGAGGATACTTTATAGTTAATGCTGCTGAATGTGAACCTTTGCTTGCTCACAATACATTGCAAGAAGAGAAGTATGCAGGTCAAGTAGTTAGAGGCATGAAGTATCTAATGGAAATTACAGATGCCAAAGAGGGATATATTGCAGTTAAGAAAATTCATCACGCTGCTGTTCTTGCACTTGGTAAGGCATGTAAAAACGAACCTAATATTAACGTAAAATTTCTTACAAATATGTATCCAGCTGGAGATGAACGTGTTGTTGTTCGTCAATTACTAGATGTTATTTTGAAACCTGGTGAATTGCCAAGTAAAGCTAATGCGGTTGTGCAAAACGTTGAAACAGTTAAACGTGTTGCTGAAGCAATCGAATTAAGAAAGCCATTTATCGATAAGGATATTACCCTTGATGGTCGTATTAAAGAAATATCGACTGTTTTTGAAAATATTCCTATTGGTTTATCTGCAAAACACTTTATTGATGCATCTGGTGGATACGTTAATCCACATGGTGACATTACAGTTGGTGGTCCATTTACTGGTCATACTGGTGATGAATCAACACCAGTTACTAAAACAACTGGTGGATTTATTGTAGCAATGCCATATCCAGTGGTACATAAAAAATTCGGAATTTTAGAGTGTGAGTGTGGTGGTCAAGAACCACGTCTTCGAGAAATAGTTGATAAGATGGGTGGAGAAGTAGTTTCTTTCCGCCGTTGCAAACGTATGGTTTTAGTAAATGGAAGATATCGGTGTAATCTACCCGGGATTTGTCCTGGGCAAGCTGATGCAGTTCTTGGAATGAAAAAAGAAGGCGCTGAAACAATATTGACTGGAACATGTCAAGATTGAACAAATACCGTTACAGGTATAGCTCCTCGTGTAGGAGTTTCAGTTTATCATTCAACAGATCACGTTTTAAGAGCAGCAGGCCATAGACTATACCGAAAACTTCCAGATAGTTTTCAATCTAGATAA